From a single Drosophila sulfurigaster albostrigata strain 15112-1811.04 chromosome 3, ASM2355843v2, whole genome shotgun sequence genomic region:
- the LOC133844976 gene encoding glycine-rich protein 1-like, translated as MRIINSIVQPVIITMKVSVSILAWAILALLLCATQAQQPNPAGDIAGAAQGGVSVGASAHGEAGAEGDAAGSDAQSGVKMGAGAGAGSAAGAGGR; from the exons ATGCGCATTATTAATTCCATTGTTCAGCCGGTGATCATCACAATGAAAGTCTCCGTTTCGATCTTGGCTTGGGCCATTTtggcgctgctgctg TGTGCAACACAGGCGCAGCAACCAAATCCAGCAGGTGATATTGCAGGTGCTGCCCAGGGTGGCGTCTCCGTGGGTGCGTCAGCGCATGGCGAAGCAGGTGCCGAGGGCGATGCAGCGGGCAGCGATGCACAGAGTGGCGTGAAAATGGGCgcaggagctggagctggcTCAGCAGCTGGTGCAGGGGGACGTTAA